One segment of Primulina tabacum isolate GXHZ01 chromosome 14, ASM2559414v2, whole genome shotgun sequence DNA contains the following:
- the LOC142523750 gene encoding uncharacterized protein LOC142523750, with product MVAITLLGIVRCDPAYEIKYVRESIKKKYGYDISYAKAWQSLKRAVEVVYGTWESFVTLLPKYIGALSKYNPGTVVEWKYLRSYDHPYKVLNFVFWAFRPCIDGFRHCRNVISVDGIHMYTKYKHKLLIAVTLDANNQVFPLVDEENYESWHWFLGNVARHVTRGCSSMCLISDRHAGITSAVQDLPDFKPPRGVHRFCLRHVFSNFNSKFKNIHLKDLCWEAGIQHQVAKFNATMEAIRTNNAVAFTYLSNIPKEKWSLAHDGGWKRGIMTTNMSEYTNGVLKRVRRLPITAIVEMTLQRCVHYFIQRRA from the coding sequence ATGGTAGCCATTACACTTTTGGGAATCGTGCGTTGTGATCCTGCATACGAAATCAAATATGTGCGAGaaagtattaaaaaaaaatatgggtATGATATATCGTATGCTAAGGCATGGCAGAGTTTGAAACGCGCGGTGGAGGTAGTCTATGGCACATGGGAAAGCTTTGTAACTTTGCTTCCTAAATATATTGGAGCTTTGTCGAAGTACAATCCAGGAACTGTTGTAGAATGGAAGTATCTTCGATCGTATGACCATCCATATaaagttttgaactttgtgtttTGGGCATTCAGACCATGTATAGATGGTTTTCGACATTGTCGCAACGTAATCAGTGTAGACGGTATCCATATGTACACCAAATATAAGCACAAACTACTCATAGCAGTAACATTGGATGCCAATAACCAGGTTTTTCCGCttgttgatgaagaaaattATGAGTCTTGGCATTGGTTCCTCGGTAATGTTGCACGACATGTTACCAGAGGGTGTAGTAGTATGTGCCTTATATCTGATAGACATGCGGGTATAACAAGTGCAGTTCAAGATCTCCCTGACTTCAAGCCTCCTCGTGGTGTTCATCGTTTCTGTTTGAGGCATGTTTTCTCTAATTTCAACAGCAAGTTCAAAAACATTcatttaaaagacttatgttgGGAAGCAGGGATACAACACCAAGTAGCAAAATTTAATGCGACAATGGAGGCAATTAGAACAAATAATGCGGTAGCTTTCACGTATTTGTCAAACATTCCAAAAGAAAAATGGTCATTGGCTCATGATGGTGGATGGAAACGAGGGATAATGACGACGAACATGTCTGAGTATACTAATGGTGTGTTGAAAAGGGTGCGACGTCTTCCAATAACTGCAATAGTAGAGATGACCTTGCAACGTTGCGTCCACTATTTCATTCAACGGCGAGCGTGA
- the LOC142524088 gene encoding phosphatidylinositol 4-kinase gamma 5-like produces MSRNLDRSVKTQMAVAIFKNPLGSGDFYGTNRTGGKQTGRRRVFVQTETGCVLGMELDRSDNAHTLKRRLQVAINFPVEDSSLTFGDMVLKNDLSAIRNDSPLLLTRNMIHRSSSTPCLSPTGRDIQHRDQNGPIEVLGHSTRFDPAKQLVKKIVKAIKNGVDPIPVHSGLGGAYYFRNSRGESVAIVKPTDEEPYAPNNPKGFVGKSLGQPGLKRSVRVGETGFREVAAYLLDSDQFANVPPTALVKITHSIFNVNDGVNGNKCQNKNLVTKLASLQKFIPHDFDANDIGTSNFPVSAVHRIGILDIRILNTDRHAGNLLVRKIDGVGRFGQVELIPIDHGLCLPETLEDPYFEWIHWPQSSIPFSDDELEYIRNLDPVRDSEMLQSELPMIREACLRVLVLCTNFLKEAAAYGLCLAEIGEMMSREFRSSEEEPSELEFICIEARRLTTEEMLSPDADTDSEEFQFDIDCEAGGYDSTPKFSSEILMSGTTFHLGFGTVNGRTPLPKLEESIEEEEEEENGGKDEEYEFISAPILAKNPSIPKLSTSLKNISLGDNKQKFPPFPGPQLGHGYLGSSSSSHRSANEQVPSSVSFVKLADMDNNEWELFLEKFQELLHPAFVKRKSITLGQKQRQRLGTSCQF; encoded by the coding sequence ATGTCTCGTAACTTGGACAGATCTGTTAAGACTCAGATGGCTGTGGCTATTTTCAAGAATCCGCTTGGAAGTGGGGACTTTTATGGAACCAATAGGACAGGAGGGAAACAGACTGGAAGGAGACGTGTTTTTGTACAAACTGAGACAGGTTGTGTGTTGGGTATGGAATTGGACCGGAGTGACAACGCTCATACCCTGAAGAGGAGATTGCAAGTTGCCATAAATTTTCCTGTTGAGGATAGTTCTTTGACGTTTGGTGACATGGTACTGAAGAACGATCTCAGTGCCATTCGGAATGATTCCCCTCTCCTGCTGACTAGGAATATGATCCATCGGAGCTCTTCAACTCCCTGTTTGTCACCCACGGGCAGGGACATCCAACACAGAGATCAGAATGGACCAATAGAGGTGTTGGGGCACTCAACTCGTTTTGACCCAGCAAAACAACTTGTTAAGAAAATTGTCAAGGCAATTAAGAATGGGGTCGATCCAATCCCTGTGCATAGTGGGCTTGGAGGAGCATATTATTTCAGAAATAGCAGAGGTGAGAGTGTTGCCATTGTGAAGCCCACAGACGAAGAACCGTATGCACCCAACAATCCGAAGGGGTTTGTTGGAAAATCTCTAGGTCAACCAGGCTTAAAACGCTCAGTGAGGGTCGGGGAAACAGGGTTCAGAGAAGTGGCTGCTTATCTTCTCGACTCTGACCAGTTTGCAAATGTCCCACCTACTGCACTGGTGAAGATCACTCACTCGATCTTCAATGTGAATGATGGTGTGAATGGAAACAAGTGCCAGAATAAGAACCTTGTCACCAAACTTGCATCCCTCCAAAAGTTTATTCCGCACGATTTTGATGCTAATGACATTGGAACCTCAAATTTCCCTGTTTCTGCTGTGCATCGAATCGGGATTTTAGACATACGGATTCTTAACACTGATAGGCATGCTGGTAATCTTTTAGTTAGGAAGATTGATGGTGTTGGGAGATTTGGTCAAGTGGAACTGATCCCCATTGATCATGGCCTCTGCCTGCCTGAGACTTTGGAAGATCCCTATTTTGAGTGGATTCACTGGCCTCAGTCTTCAATCCCATTTTCAGATGATGAACTTGAGTACATAAGAAATCTAGACCCTGTTCGCGATTCGGAGATGCTGCAAAGTGAACTCCCTATGATTCGAGAAGCTTGTTTGCGGGTCTTAGTCCTTTGTACTAATTTCCTCAAGGAAGCTGCTGCATATGGGCTATGTCTCGCTGAGATTGGGGAGATGATGAGTAGGGAGTTTCGCAGTAGTGAGGAGGAACCAAGTGAACTGGAGTTCATATGTATTGAGGCAAGAAGGCTTACTACTGAAGAGATGTTATCTCCCGATGCTGATACAGATTCAGAGGAATTTCAATTTGACATAGATTGTGAAGCTGGTGGATACGACTCCACCCCGAAATTTTCTTCGGAAATCCTCATGTCAGGAACAACGTTTCATTTGGGATTTGGAACTGTTAATGGACGCACTCCACTACCTAAACTAGAAGAGAGTATAGAGGAGGAAGAGGAGGAAGAAAATGGAGGAAAAGACGAGGAATATGAGTTCATTAGTGCTCCAATCCTAGCAAAGAATCCAAGTATTCCGAAACTGTCAACTTCCCTGAAAAATATTAGCTTAGGCGACAATAAGCAGAAGTTCCCACCGTTTCCAGGACCACAGCTGGGTCATGGCTATCTTGGAAGTTCATCATCCAGCCACAGGAGCGCAAACGAGCAGGTCCCTTCAAGTGTTAGCTTCGTGAAGCTAGCAGATATGGACAATAATGAATGGGAACTGTTTTTGGAGAAGTTCCAGGAGTTGCTTCATCCTGCATTTGTCAAGCGGAAGTCCATCACCCTTGGTCAGAAGCAGAGACAAAGGCTCGGAACTTCTTGCCAGTTTTGA